The Gloeobacter violaceus PCC 7421 DNA window CGTTGGATTCTTCTTCGAAGTCCATCGTGTAGCTGAGGCCCGAGCAACCGCCGCCTTTGACGCCGACGCGCAGCATCAGATCGCCGCCGCGGCGCTCGCGCAGGCGCATCACCTCGGCGAGGGCGCTTTCGGTCATCTGGATGCCTCGGCGCGGAAGGCGACGGGCCGGAGCGGTGTCGATGCTGGTGGTCATGGTGTCATTCCTGGGTGGGTAGGGTTTTGGATTGTTCGGCCTGGTAGTCGGCAACGGCAGCCCGCATGGCATCCTCAGCCGGCACCGAGCAGTGGATCTTGACCGGCGGCAGGCTCAGGAGATTGTTGTAGTGGTCGATGACTTTATCGCTGTACGGCATGGCCTGGGATCCTTTCAGGGTGTGCGGTGGGCAAAAGAAAGTCAGTGGGCGGCCAGGCCATCTGCTTCAGGTCGATGCCTTCCTGGTGCATCTCCCACAGAGGCGACATCTCGCGCAGGCGGTTGACCACCTCGACAATTTTGGCGCTGGTGCGGTCGATGTCTTCTTCAGTATTAAAGCGGCCGATCCCGAAGCGCAGCGAGGAGTGAGCCAATTCGTCGCCCACCCCCAGGGCCTTGAGCACGTAA harbors:
- a CDS encoding HesB/IscA family protein, whose amino-acid sequence is MTTSIDTAPARRLPRRGIQMTESALAEVMRLRERRGGDLMLRVGVKGGGCSGLSYTMDFEEESNVTAHDEVFDHSGFKVVSDKKSLLFLYGLVLDYSDELLGGGFKFNNPNAERSCSCGSSFSA